Within Wyeomyia smithii strain HCP4-BCI-WySm-NY-G18 chromosome 2, ASM2978416v1, whole genome shotgun sequence, the genomic segment ATGATAAAACAAGTCTTAATGTTAAAAAGTAACCTTAATTTTAGCTGCCAACGTTAGCGGTTGAAATCCGAGCGTATTTTCCGCATCCCGCTTGACTTGAATAATGTCCCTACCAagcagctccttgaagtgtgtgGCCAGATGCCTTCGCAGCAACGTTTTACTCGGTGGAATGCTGAGCAACTCAGCCATCAGTTCGGCAGTGAATTTAACCTCGTACATCATCAGGGCGCCATGAACTCCGGCACCGCGAAGATTCGGCGCATACTCCGAGAGATCGACGGCCCTCAGCCATTCCATTATCCGATGGCAGGACCACAGCTGCACCTCATCCTTTATGCCACACGATTCATCCGTTATAGAGCGTCGGATTAAACACTCCGGGTTCCACTTTTGCTCTCTCATCAGCTGAATACCCCGCCGGATACTGGCCACATGCAGACAGGAAGTTACATGGAGGGTGACTAGATCGTCCATGGTCAGTTTGTGCAACATGCGTCCATCCATTCGGGCGGCAGTGAAGCTATCTTTGTGCTGGGGTAAACCTACGTCATCCAACCATCGAATAACctgtgaaaaaattaaaattttcattaaagaCTCCTCAAGAATTCAGCTTCATATCCTACCCAAGGTGTATCCAACTTTCCGGCATTCTTAAACAACACATCACTATCATCACTTCCCGTGAAATCGATCACCGCCAACACAATCTTCTTCCTATGCAGGGGATTTTTAATGTTCAATTCTTTTTCAATGTCCACCGGAGAAGCTTGGGCGAGTTCGGCTGCTCCGCCCACCTTCAGCCACCGTCGTAGATCCTCCTCGTACATGTTGAGCCCGAGCTGTTCGAACCACTGGCACAACACATCCAAACTCCACTCCCGGAACGGTTTGTCCGGCTTTCGGAACTCCGTACTCCAACCTAAACGTCCACCGGCAGTGGCTCGGATGCCGCCCCGTCTAAAATCGCCCTCCATTGGTGCGTCCTCCAGGGTGCCACTGTTGCTGCGTTTGATTTTGCCAAAGATATTTCGCAAGCCTTTCAGATTTTTGTGACTCATCGATGGGGACGGCGAAGGTTGCGGTGTGTAGCTCCGTTGGCTGGCCTGTCCGTCAGTGCGGTCACTGGAAATCGTTCCGGAGTCTGCTGTGGAGATGAgatgaaatcgaaaattttagaaACGAGTTGAAATTACCGCTCCGATAATTAAATCCATCAACAAAGCGAACAACAGCTTGGATCTGATGGTGTTGCTAATCCTGTTGTTGCGGTTAGCGGCCAAACTGGAGACACTTCAAACTAATGGGATGCTTTTAATGTGGACAACGATCCGACTTGGGACAGTGGATTAAATTTCTGAACTACAGGAGCTAAATCGAAACAAACGCCAGAGGGTTAATTTTGAATTACGTTTGTTCTTGGTCCTGATCTTCATCCTTTGTCTCATCGAAGTCGCGACCAAGAACAAAGTTTAACTGTACAAAACCAAACGTGTGTTAATCAATCACTAACAACCAAACCAGGAATGGGAGGGAAAAAAAGGGAGAGGGACACGTTTCGAGTGAAGACACAACTGAAAATGAAGACACAACTGAAAGCCACGATGATGCAGTTAGGCGTCgcggaaaaacaaaaacaaagaaCCTAGATTTGGAACGGAATATCCACGCAGTTGATCGCCAACGGCGGTAGACGGGAAGAAAACATTTTTCTGCGAACGAAAACCCGCATCCAGAATGGGAGTGCTCTTGGCTGCCAGTTGAGTGTTTTGTGATGACTTTGGAGCATCACTTTGAGCCACCGTTCCGGTGGGTGGTTCCGTAGTCGCTCGTTCCTGATGATCTTGGTCGAGATCGATCAACTGTTCACGGGACGACCCAACCGGAGGTTCCGTGCAGTGAATATTCTGTGCCGAAGCGAAAGTCGGTCTggtttgtttcaaatttgagcTGAGCGCACTGGACAGCGATAGAGCATTCATCGATGCGGACATATTAAAAGCTGCATCACCGCTAACATTGGAATCCGCTACTGAAGGTGCGATTGCTGGAAGGAAAGCAGAATCGGTCGGTGCAGGAGGGACCGTTTCAGCTTTAGAATTAAGAATAATGATATTTCTTTCTAGTGAGGTTAGACATTTACCAAATGCTACGTTGCGCCTCAGATTGGCGTTGGCGTCGGTGGCGTCAGAGGAACCGTTGACGGGTGCACTGGCCCCGGAACTACTACCGCTTGATCCGCTGGCGGTGGACAGTGTCGTCGCGAAGGCTTGCCGTGGAAGACTGCTGTAGTGTAGATCCACTCGCTGCCGGTAGGAAGCTGGTGGGGTCTAAAAACAAATTCCAAATTAGTTGACTGAAGCCTTTCAGGTTTTTATGAAGCAAACTTTTGGTGTAATAGGACTAGGTGAGGTGGCCCCGGCTTGCTGGGGCAGACTACCGTGGCTACCGTGATGCAGTGGTGATGTGTTGACTGAGTTCCCGGGTGTTGAGGTGACAAGGCGCCCACTACCGAGTGGCGCTGTCCGCCGCAGAAGACTCGCCGTGATGTTGCTGCTGTTATTGTTCAACAAATTGGTGAGCAAGCTACCGTTGGTAAGCGGGGTACCGTTAACCAAACTGGTTCGTAATTCTAGATTTTCTCGTTCCAAGGCCGCTTGCTGCAGTTTTAGTTCGCTCATGGCCGACATGAGTTCTAGTTTTTGCGTTTCCAGCGAAGATCTGGAGAGCATTTCCTTGGTGGAAAGagtgaagagaaaaaaatataatggtTAGAAGAGGTAAAAATTGTTGTCGTTTCTAGAGAGGAAGCTTGCGTTAGTATGAAAGGGAAGTTAAGTAATCAAATTGTTAGAATTATGTTAAGATTAAATTCGTTACTATTTTACAGCTAGACATGCAAAAAGTATACTTTAGTATTTCATTATATAACAGCTTATGAAAAAGGCAATATTAAACACTGGTGTTAAAATGACATTCAAGCGTTATCTTTCAAGTGTTGCTGAAATCGATATGAAAGACCTTGGTGAATAAAATGGTCAgatgcaaaaatgtcaaaaactatCAAATCTGAAAACACTGTCACAATTGTTAAATCCATCAAAATCGTAGAAACTTGCGTAAATGTAAAGCAATATCAAATAACCTCGAATGATATCAAACAATGTAAATAATATTACATAATGTCAAAAGTATTCAACAATCTCAAAAGTTGTCCATTAggtcaaaatatatgaaaatgacAAACTTAAAAGAATATTAACGAATTACTAACTTAAAACAAAGACGATGTACAGTTTTATTACTAGACTCTGCGAACCTCTACGGGATCAAGTATCCAAGCTTTCTCAGCTgacttttaaatttgaattttcgagCGTCaaccaaaaaatataaaatattttcagtttcatgGTATAGACCGCTCCGATAATTATAATagcacttacgatcaaccgtcatttcgaataacgtgcagtattcaaccaaacgttggctgtgtcctgttgtttacatccaaaagaaacagatgttgtatttttttctaacatttagtgcgaaattttgaaaatgcgtggcctttctcccgagcaaagaaagcgaattgtgcacaaatggggcaccgtgagtggtctttctataagaaaattagccagagaagaaggcattgcggaagtattgtggagagtgcacatttactgatgccccaagacgtggtagaaaacccgggcctgttgatcccacaatggacaaaaaggttaaggaatactacaagcggcatccttcagtgtcagtacgagatgtggcgagaaagcttggaaccacggcgagtaacgttatgcgtgccaagggaaaaataagtctgcagacccgtcggaagcagaagcagccaaaacgaaatccaaaacaagctgaatctgtgaaaccgagagctcggaagctttatgacaaacttctaaccaaaaaaatggggtgtgttatcatggatgacgaaacctacataaaactggactataagactctgccaggaccgcaatattatacatcaccgaagggaaaggatgtccctggaccagtgaaagccatttacaccgaaaaattcggcaagaaggtaatggtttggcaggccatttgtgaatgtgggaaaatatttcgtccattcattacgaatgacacaatgaatggtaaaatttacgtgaaagagtgtttgcagaaaaggttgttacccatgtttaagcagcataacaatcctccaatcttttggcccgatcttgcttcctgccattactctaaggatgcactagggtggtataaaacaaaaaatgtcaCATGTGTCTCAAAGGAGATGattcctccaaactgccctgaaattcgccctattgaaactttttgggctttgaccaaggcaaagctgaggaaatatgtcaaaccagcggacaatgttgaaaagtttaaaaaagattggcttaaagtggtaaaaatggtcggagaacacactgtgcaaaagcttatgagtagtgttaagagaaaagttagagaattcgcgtatcctacgaaaaataatcccaacttgaattgaaactggaaagaaaacacttgttATCTATATttaagaataaaatgacccgaaaaatcctgttttttttgttttattcaagaaagaagatgtatttataattttcggaacagtctatacgaTGATTGTTTATTTAAATTCTGAAAGTGCACCGTCGAAATTTGATTCtgcttcaaaaaatcataccgAGTAGCTCTGATTCGAAATTTTGGTCAACTAAAGACTCTTCATTGTGTAGatcaatttaataaaaaatgtaacaattttaatattttttaaggtTATTTTTCGCAACTCTCAGAGCCGTAATCCGCCAACACGTGACAGTCACTCTTTTGTCGCCTGTTGGCTGCTGTAACAGGAGCCTGTTGCAGAAGACGCACAGACAGCAAATCCCAGCGTCGCCGCTGATGGCAACAGTCCTGGTCTGGTCACAAGTTCCGATGGGTCTATGATGCCTAGATTCTTGTTCTAGTCAATACAAACGGTAAGTTGATCTATTGCAAGTCAAATCCTAGGACTAATCCTAGGAAGATAATTGCATCTTGAACagaaatattaaatttgtttcCATTACAGAACTCATCCAAATGGATTAAGCCGGTAGAAGTCCCAATGACAAACAAGAGACGATCGTTGTCTGCGCCTATTTTCTGTGTGACGTAGACGAAATACCGCCATCCGAAGTCGCAGCGCTTGTGGGGTTCTGCCGAGACATCATTATGTCATTCATCATAGGCTGGGATGCCAACGCTCAATTCAGATGTCAACAAACGAGGTAAGTCCctgcttgaataccttacttctaacaacGTTGATGTATGCAATATAGGGAACGAACCAACTTTCACAAATGCTATTAGACAAAAGGTCTTAGATCTCACTCTATGTAGCGCCTCGGAGTCAAAAGCTGGCATTTTTCTGATGAAcccagtttatcagaccataAACACATTAAATTTGACATTGAGGGTATTCCTCTTAGAAGGAAACAGCCCAGGAattcattgaagctacagagcgtttcaaaataatgtactttttttcaaaaaaaaaagacaaaatacgTCAGtacgccaagctttgaaaagtcatacaaaattcagatttcatgatattgcgcccaaattttggattcagacacttgaatgttatagcaataaaggaaaaatattatgaaacagctaacgaaaacaaaaatattttggctgatggccagcgattccccactgtgcattgaagccacatcctaaacGTTTTCGAATtcaatattataggaagattcacaactcaccatgggtgcgtattatGCAGatagttcgattttatactgtttttaccgcaccccagagcgatgagaacggtaacgcaatgctcagttcacttctcttgcgtgcgcggatgagaaattttcaagagtttcactgggtttttgctctgtcaaattaggagcgttttttcgacagagaaactattactctgcgctctctctacagcatatggtgtgatgcacattgaatgtaagctcacagttgttaagagggaagaaaactgttttctctttaagatgaagatgagtaAACCAAAGCCTGGTGAAGGCTAACTCTGCTTTTACTAAGTCAACCAAGTCGTTAAAAATTAGGGGGTGCACTAAGAACACTCGCCCTTCTCCTTGAGGCAATGTCTAACGGTAGTCTCGGGGAGACTCGCGTTCAAGAAAAATGGAGAAACGTAGAGGACTAAAAAAGAAACCACTGCAACTCTTCAATGGAGACGCTTGGTAACCGAAATGCTCGATGGAGACGCATTTGATATATTTAGTGAACACTATAGATTAACCCATCCCCACGGGTGATgccgtatggcatcacctgacatctaaaATTAGAATACAGTTCAACAGTTGTACTTGAAGTTTTGAACAGTGAAGCTGTTAAatacggttagagaacagattaagCTTTCATATGATATACAGTTTCTGCCAATAGTATATGTAGTTGATAAGTAACAAGGGTTTGATGGTATTTTTTCGAGGCAAAATTCGATTTCTCATCGCGGGGAGAGAGTTAAAACATTTCTATCTCCAAAATAGAAAAATCTCTCCGTCATCATTTGACATTGTGTGCCAAATAAGCTGAGAAATTAAAATCTAAATCAAACGATAGAAACTTCGAGGTCTTAAACCATCCCAAATGGCCATGAATTAATTTGTCCTCCTCCAAGGTGAACCAAATTCCGACTCTACGTACAGTACTTTTCAACATACCTCCTACGTTCGTCAGCTTAGTCTCTTAGGTCTAAGAACCTTGGAGATGTTTTTGTGAATTTCATTAACTATTTATGGGGTGGTTGGCCCCGTTTAAACTTTGCTATCCCATATTTCATGGATCCAAGGGAGGGCCACTCTCCACAGAGTGGAACCAAATTCAGTTCTTGTTTTGGTAGAAGTTATTTCTAAGAGTAGTATTTTACATAACGATGATCAATATTTCCACTGGCTTCGAATGCACCTTCACAAGCCAGAGCGTTTCAAACTTAAGTTTTCTAAGTTTACCactcttaaaaaaaatccagtcaGTTATCAAAATTTGCTGCCGTTGTAATCACCGAAACTGCAATCAAAATGTGTCGTTGATTTCCTTATGACCATTGCCAAACATTTGTCCAAGAGATTCATTTCATGCCATGAGCTAGAATACATAATTTTGCTCGACAATCTCACTCGTTCTCTATTTAGTCATACAGTGTCCTGTAAGCCGTCGCACAGTATGTTCAACAGCGATAGCCGCAGTTATTGTAACATATAAGCATCATCGTTGTTGGAATTATTTTCAGTTAGAACAAACGTCGATCACATGCAATTGTGTTCGGGAGCAGGGTAGATCAAGATTTCAACTCTAGCAAAAATCACTCCAATGGACAGCGACAGTATCAGAGCGGCGCTAAAATATGCATAACAAATTCTCGGTTAGGAGGACACAACACAGACGAGAAACCAGTCCGGCAGGAAGCTTCTCGGTTTCCACATTAAAAATTCACATGCAAATAGAAGCAGTTTTTCGGTGGCTACcgcaacaaaaaaataaaccgtCTGGTGGCAGATTCCTGCCGCTTCTCAAAGCACAATTTTTATTACCCATATGGGGCCTACTACAGTGCAGTGTCGTGAACTGCTACCAAGTTGTACGAGCAGGTTCTACTAGAATACTAGAGTTTAAGTTTTCCCCATTCGATAATACTCCTTTTAGTAATTTGGCCATCAGAGAAGCGGTTGTCAGCCGACCCGCTATGCAAATGTGAATTCCTAATTTTTCTCGTTTAGTGGCGTGCAACCAAGCCTGTACTTGTACTAAGGTTTTTTTGCTTCAACAAAAACTTTAATTTTCTCTGTTTGTCCGGCACGAAATGAGCATTTTTTCCACATTTTATCTTCCGGAGAAGGTCAACTTTctggaaataaaaataaaataatctaGCTAGATTGGAAAAGGCTTCAACAAGTTTCTAAAATGGGAAGATTCATGGTTCACAATCGGAGTCGACCGCCAGTTTAACGTAACAAAAACAGATTCTCTTGCAAAGAAAACAATTTGTTTACCTTACCCACGGATCATTTCGCTGTCAGCAAACAGACGAACGGGAGTTCggctgtgatttttttgctttgtttgGGTTGCTTCTTTTCAGTTATGAGCTTCTTCGGGTGAGCGTAAAAGCCCCTGCTTTTTTCTCTCAGAACTTTTATCGATGCGGTAATGTTTTAACGGACAGATTTGAGGCAGTAATTtggtggagaaaaaaaaatgataaatgcGTTTGTTATCGCGCGTTAACGTCAGTGTTCaagtttgtaaatttgtttttcaacgcCTTGAAATGCACGTTAATTAACGCACATTTTATGGTTTTCATCGCAATATTTACATTCGTGGCGCAGACGGCATTTACGCGGGTTCTTCACCGTGACGCAATTAAAAAAATCCGACTGTGTTAAGCAACTCTCAATGCAAGAACGACAAGCAACGACAAAGCTTTGTAGCTAGAGGTATTTTCTAAAGATGCTGAGTTTGTCTTTTTACCACCAACTGTAAGCGATGGCACAGAGGCGTTGTGGTTTTATGAATGCATAAAGTCTAGATTTCTGCGTTTCACAGAGCATAAAATTATTTATGAACTACCGtactaaaatgtcaaaaatattataAGTTTAAAAATGCAATAGTGTGAAAAAATTACGTCAAAccagtattttttaaataaatgttttcatGCGTAATAATCGATAAATTAAGTAGATACATTGTTAGTCATTCGTACCGTTCCAAAAAGAAAGACAAAGTCATGCATTAGTTAATATAAAATAGCGAACATTAATCATTGTGTAAGCACGATTGTTGAATCAATCTACCGttaaatattaaattgttaaattttaattgaaacagTGCTGGATTGAttaataaatttgttaaaaaatatcTTAACCTACGATGGCAACCATCTGACAaacgatttttgttttatctACATTCAACAATTACTCAATTTTATACACCAACTGAAAATGCGCTTGCGAACATTTACATGCACGCCTTCGCTTCTACACGTTTTAATTACTTTAAACATAAACTAGCGTATCGAGGGGATGCAAAACATTCACTTCTAAACTAATCCCATTCAATCGTACTATGAATTGACTTCTAGAATTTTTCATTGAACTTTAGCATTCGAAACGATGACACAACTGAATGGAACCTTTTATTTGCCCGGAGAACACAATTTCGGAAGCAATCTCCGGTCTCTACTCTACTAAAAACAGGACGGGAAGTATAACTAGTCCTCCCTTCCAGGCaactcaaaacagagaaaaaaaacatcgatacgATACGAGGATGCACTGCACAGGTCTAGGTCTAGGTCTAGTCTAGAGACAGAGGAGGTAAAAGGTAGGCAACTAAATagtgagaaatgaaaaaaataaaaaatcgcgGTACTTTCTGTTTGTCAATCTGGATGCCAACTGTTTTGGCAAATTGGCTTACTCGCTGCAAAAGATCGTCCGCATTCGACAGCAGCTGGTTTTTCTCGCTCACCGTTCGCTCCAGGTCGGCAATTTTGGTGCTCTGTGACTGTACCTGTTCGGTAAGGACCTTCACCTGCAGGGCCAGTGCCTCTTTGTCGGTCTGCAGCCGGCGGAGACGCTCGTCCGTGTCCTGGCGCTGTTGTTGGGTTAGAAAAAGGAAAGTTTGTTAGTAATTAGAAACATCAACtttttttcgaatgatttcaaGTTCAGTTATGGTTCTTCGCTACAACAAGGTGCCAACCTGACAGTCTTTTCCCCACATCATTCTGCTGTGATCGCAGGAGCAACACGGTGGTGGTGGTGGAGGTGGATGTGGTTGATAGTAACCACGGTTACAGCAGCCGCTAGGGCAAGTTAGTTCCTGGGAACCGCTAAGAGCTCCATTGCTTCCATATCGGTACAGTTCTTGCTGTCTGCGGTGATAATCAATCAATCGCAGCTCCTCCCGGCTTTGATGATTCCAGTTCC encodes:
- the LOC129725608 gene encoding uncharacterized protein LOC129725608 isoform X11: MRDLPKSTTHVVKKASDIFVPGERQLHLYGGDSVRKVINTNSNNGNDKDSNSRNSQSRLNHFFEGLKASPARQSLASELGSFHPSSSEDSDGQDAAIGGVGVNVNECSDEVSNPSSSSSSEIEVADAGDDDDDVEDDDDDYEEDDGAASGRQEISFDDGSSSPLGTKQNCTTGGMMERTAGLEESRIPKLKKIRDGKQKDTSTCRDDDFTWVNSRNEAPKASVESDRRSTSHTTAGGRSMRSHDTNANVGPSGATGASVAPGSGKPPRPVTGSLDRRRHNLGANRHERDSKSRSTHSLKDKSSSSEFQKPDSMSSSLSLNSKGKATPKRSGHGQQAADDKFWIFEEHQQDSGSFNNYNSSGSSHQHQHHHNSSNNNSSRQSPRIWDPPPPPPVSHWDPHYYWNWNHQSREELRLIDYHRRQQELYRYGSNGALSGSQELTCPSGCCNRGYYQPHPPPPPPPCCSCDHSRMMWGKDCQRQDTDERLRRLQTDKEALALQVKVLTEQVQSQSTKIADLERTVSEKNQLLSNADDLLQRVSQFAKTVGIQIDKQKEMLSRSSLETQKLELMSAMSELKLQQAALERENLELRTSLVNGTPLTNGSLLTNLLNNNSSNITASLLRRTAPLGSGRLVTSTPGNSVNTSPLHHGSHGSLPQQAGATSPSPITPKTPPASYRQRVDLHYSSLPRQAFATTLSTASGSSGSSSGASAPVNGSSDATDANANLRRNVAFADSGTISSDRTDGQASQRSYTPQPSPSPSMSHKNLKGLRNIFGKIKRSNSGTLEDAPMEGDFRRGGIRATAGGRLGWSTEFRKPDKPFREWSLDVLCQWFEQLGLNMYEEDLRRWLKVGGAAELAQASPVDIEKELNIKNPLHRKKIVLAVIDFTGSDDSDVLFKNAGKLDTPWVIRWLDDVGLPQHKDSFTAARMDGRMLHKLTMDDLVTLHVTSCLHVASIRRGIQLMREQKWNPECLIRRSITDESCGIKDEVQLWSCHRIMEWLRAVDLSEYAPNLRGAGVHGALMMYEVKFTAELMAELLSIPPSKTLLRRHLATHFKELLGRDIIQVKRDAENTLGFQPLTLAAKIKTPKKSQFSLKRKKSSKGLTGDEWSEYVCPMGDSGQEHLPPQRQLPSSPKSAASAAGSVNNTAVVNTIATTSTTTTTSKDVNQQHYSYHSHATSASSYSANTNHVTSNPMAATTKTPYTSYPDSTHSSSTTSSTTTSGAGSEVASHQQLLSNVNSTAGSDSPTSTRSSTTSTS
- the LOC129725608 gene encoding liprin-beta-1 isoform X7, with the protein product MRDLPKSTTHVVKKASDIFVPGERQLHLYGGDSVRKVINTNSNNGNDKDSNSRNSQSRLNHFFEGLKASPARQSLASELGSFHPSSSEDSDGQDAAIGGVGVNVNECSDEVSNPSSSSSSEIEVADAGDDDDDVEDDDDDYEEDDGAASGRQEISFDDGSSSPLGTKQNCTTGGMMERTAGLEESRIPKLKKIRDGKQKDTSTCRDDDFTWVNSRNEAPKASVESDRRSTSHTTAGGRSMRSHDTNANVGPSGATGASVAPGSGKPPRPVTGSLDRRRHNLGANRHERDSKSRSTHSLKDKSSSSEFQKPDSMSSSLSLNSKGKATPKRSGHGQQAADDKFWIFEEHQQDSGSFNNYNSSGSSHQHQHHHNSSNNNSSRQSPRIWDPPPPPPVSHWDPHYYWNWNHQSREELRLIDYHRRQQELYRYGSNGALSGSQELTCPSGCCNRGYYQPHPPPPPPPCCSCDHSRMMWGKDCQRQDTDERLRRLQTDKEALALQVKVLTEQVQSQSTKIADLERTVSEKNQLLSNADDLLQRVSQFAKTVGIQIDKQKEMLSRSSLETQKLELMSAMSELKLQQAALERENLELRTSLVNGTPLTNGSLLTNLLNNNSSNITASLLRRTAPLGSGRLVTSTPGNSVNTSPLHHGSHGSLPQQAGATSPSPITPKTPPASYRQRVDLHYSSLPRQAFATTLSTASGSSGSSSGASAPVNGSSDATDANANLRRNVAFAIAPSVADSNVSGDAAFNMSASMNALSLSSALSSNLKQTRPTFASAQNIHCTEPPVGSSREQLIDLDQDHQERATTEPPTGTVAQSDAPKSSQNTQLAAKSTPILDAGFRSQKNVFFPSTAVGDQLRGYSVPNLADSGTISSDRTDGQASQRSYTPQPSPSPSMSHKNLKGLRNIFGKIKRSNSGTLEDAPMEGDFRRGGIRATAGGRLGWSTEFRKPDKPFREWSLDVLCQWFEQLGLNMYEEDLRRWLKVGGAAELAQASPVDIEKELNIKNPLHRKKIVLAVIDFTGSDDSDVLFKNAGKLDTPWVIRWLDDVGLPQHKDSFTAARMDGRMLHKLTMDDLVTLHVTSCLHVASIRRGIQLMREQKWNPECLIRRSITDESCGIKDEVQLWSCHRIMEWLRAVDLSEYAPNLRGAGVHGALMMYEVKFTAELMAELLSIPPSKTLLRRHLATHFKELLGRDIIQVKRDAENTLGFQPLTLAAKIKTPKKSQFSLKRKKSSKGLTGDEWSEYVCPMGDSGQEHLPPQRQLPSSPKSAASAAGSVNNTAVTTKTPYTSYPDSTHSSSTTSSTTTSGAGSEVASHQQLLSNVNSTAGSDSPTSTRSSTTSTS